From a region of the Sminthopsis crassicaudata isolate SCR6 chromosome 6, ASM4859323v1, whole genome shotgun sequence genome:
- the LOC141547616 gene encoding uncharacterized protein LOC141547616 yields MGPGSLRPPPQKVVMFKDVAVDFTQEEWGLLDPSQKELYKEVMVENAQNLLSLGLPVLREEVISYFEQWQASCELDQEGLRNYSPGEIRHQMKEITAEQSHSVVETHKQRFMGDGPYDFTWTENCASYQRIQITERDYVSNQCGKGFTKKENLIGHQRIHTGEKLYEYNQCGKAFKQKGALITHQRTHKGEKTYECNHCGKAFKQKRALITHQRIHTGEKPYECNQCGKAFRQRGPLITHQRIHTGEKPYECNQCGKAFKQKGALIRHQRIHKGEKPYECNHCGKAFKQKGALITHQIIHTGEKPYECNQCGKAFRQRGPLITHQRIHTGEKPYECNQCGKAFKQKGALIRHQRMHKGEKPYECNQCGKAFRKKESLITHQRTHTGERPYECNQCGKAFRVKGALIRHQRTHTGEKPFECNQCGKAFRQKGALIIHQRIHTGEKPYECNHCGKAFGEKGALITHERMHKGEKTYECNHCGKAFRQKGALIIHQRIHTGEKPYECNQCGKAFRQRGPLITHQRIHTGEKPYECNQCGKAFKQKGALIRHQRMHKGEKPYECNQCGKAFRKKESLISHQRTHTGERPYECNQCGKAFRKKESLIIHQRTHTGEKPFECNQCGKAFRQKGALIIHQRIHTGEKPYECNHCGKAFREKGALIRHERMHKGEKPCECNQCGKAFRKKESLVRHQRTHTGESLGM; encoded by the exons ATGGGCCCTGGGAGCCTCCGACCTCCTCCTCAG AAGGTGGTGATGTTCAAGGATGTAGCTGTGGACTTCACCCAGGAGGAGTGGGGGCTCCTGGACCCCTCTCAGAAGGAGCTGTACAAGGAAGTCATGGTGGAGAACGCCCAAAACCTGCTCTCCCTGG GGCTTCCAGTTCTCAGAGAAGAGGTGATCTCTTATTTTGAGCAATGGCAAGCATCATGTGAGCTGGACCAAGAAGGCCTCAGGAACTACTCTCCAG GCGAGATCAGACatcaaatgaaggaaattacagCAGAGCAAAGCCATTCTGTGGTTGAAACTCACAAGCAAAGATTCATGGGTGATGGTCCCTATGACTTTACTTGGACAGAAAACTGTGCATCATATCAGAGAATCCAGATTACAGAGAGAGATTATGTCagtaaccaatgtggaaaaggttttacaaaaaaggaaaatcttattggacatcagagaatccacacaggagagaaactttatgaatataatcagtgtggaaaagcttttaaaCAAAAGGGAGCTCTAATTACACATCAGAGAACCCACAAAGGAGAGAAAACTTATGAATGTAACcactgtggaaaggcttttaaacAAAAGAGAGCTCTAAttacacatcagagaatccacacaggagagaaaccttatgaatgtaaccagtgtggaaaggcttttagacaaAGGGGACCTCTTAttacacatcagagaatccacacaggagagaaaccttatgaatgcaaccaatgtggaaaggcttttaaacAAAAGGGAGCTCTTATTAGACATCAGAGAATACACaaaggagagaaaccttatgaatgtaaccactgtggaaaggcttttaaacAAAAGGGAGCTCTAATTACACATCAGATaatccacacaggagagaaaccttatgaatgtaaccagtgtggaaaggcttttagacaaAGGGGACCTCTTAttacacatcagagaatccacacaggagagaaaccttatgaatgcaaccaatgtggaaaggcttttaaacAAAAGGGAGCTCTTATTAGACATCAGAGAATGCACaaaggagagaaaccttatgaatgtaaccagtgtggaaaagcttttagaaaGAAGGAATCTCTTATTACACATCAGAGAACACACACTGGAGAGagaccttatgaatgtaaccagtgtgggaAGGCCTTTAGAGTAAAGGGAGCTCTTATTAGACATCAgagaacccacactggagagaaaccttttgaatgtaaccagtgtggaaaggcttttagacaaAAGGGAGCTCTTAttatacatcagagaatccacacaggtgagaaaccttatgaatgtaaccactGTGGAAAAGCCTTTGGAGAAAAGGGAGCTCTTATTACACATGAGAGAATGCACAAAGGAGAGAAAACTTATGAATGTAACcactgtggaaaggcttttagacaaAAGGGAGCTCTTAttatacatcagagaatccacacaggagagaaaccttatgaatgtaaccagtgtggaaaggcttttagacaaAGGGGACCTCTTAttacacatcagagaatccacacaggagagaaaccttatgaatgcaaccaatgtggaaaggcttttaaacAAAAGGGAGCTCTTATTAGACATCAGAGAATGCACaaaggagagaaaccttatgaatgtaaccagtgtggaaaagcttttagaaaGAAGGAATCTCTTATTTCACATCAGAGAACACACACTGGAGAGagaccttatgaatgtaaccagtgtggaaaagcttttagaaaGAAGGAATCTCTTATTATACATCAgagaacccacactggagagaaaccttttgaatgtaaccagtgtggaaaggcttttagacaaAAGGGAGCTCTTAttatacatcagagaatccacacaggtgagaaaccttatgaatgtaaccactGTGGAAAAGCCTTTAGAGAAAAGGGAGCTCTTATTAGACATGAGAGAATGCACAAAGGAGAGAAACCTtgtgaatgtaaccagtgtggaaaagcttttagaaaGAAGGAATCTCTTGTTAGACATCAGAGAACACACACTGGAGAGAGCTTaggaatgtaa